A region of the Zetaproteobacteria bacterium genome:
CGGCGATCTGGACGACGGTGATCCGGGCGCCATCGTCGCTGCGCAGGGTGATGCGGTTGCGCTCGTTCTCCTCGCTGGCCTTGTCCAGGCTGGCGTTGATGAACCGCCCCGGATGGTAGCGCATCGCCTCGATGCGGCCGGCGCAGGGGGCGCGATTGACATGGACATTGAAGACGTTCATGAAGATGTCGATGCGCCCGCCCGAGGCGTCGCCCTCGGCGCGGACCACCTTGCCGTCGGCGGGGGCGACGATCAGCCCCTCGCCCGTCGGCGTGCGCCGCTCGGGATCGCGAAAAAAATTGAGCAGAAACAGCAGGAGCAACAGCAGCAGCCCCGATGCCACACACCAGCCGGCCAGCAGGGCGGCCGGCAGCGACAAGGCGACCGGAACGATGAACGGCCACCCCTCCCGGGCCAGTCCATAACGGGTATGTGCACGGCTCATTGCATTGATGATGGAATCGCAAAAAGTCCCTCCGTGGACCTTTTGCTCGACGGGAATCGAAGAGCGCGCTCTTCCATGGCCGCGATGCCGGCCTGCTGCGGATGCCGTCGCATCACGGCATGATCTTCCCGCAGCAAAGGATGCCTCGCGAGAATGCCTCGCGCCACCTCGCGCGATGGGATCAACACTAGCACCCCCCGGAAACGAAAACAGCCCCGGCATCGCTGCCGGGGCTGTTCGATAAGGTTCGACGCCCAGGGGAGGAGGGAGGGAGGAGGAAGAAGTGGACGTCGAACGAGGGCGAACTCTACAGCGGCGACGTGACCCTGGCGTGAAGGACACATTAACGTTTTGTAATGATGGGTTGCCGGGGGCCGCCATCCATTCCCGCCGGAGCGCGCAGCCCCGGCGCCGGCGATTGCCTCCCACATCCCCGCCCCCTAGCGTGCGGCGCACATTCCGCCCCTGCCGGTCGGATAGCGCCATCCGCCAGACGAGGTTGCTCCATGCCCAAATACCGCAGGTTCTCCGATGCCTCGATGAGCGAGAAGATGCTCGACACCATGTTCCTCATCACCATCGGCATCGGCTACCTCTTCGCCCTGGCCAACATCTACTACACCCATCAGGGGCGCGACGGCAAGCCGGGACTGAGCATCGCCGACATCATGGACGCCTACTACGGCACCCACAACCAGACCCGGCTGGGGGCGGCGATCAACGGCCCGATGGAGGCCAACCTGCCCAACGAGGCGGCCAAGCAGACCATCCTCGACTGGATCCGGCACGGCGCCGGCAAGAAGGAGTTCGAGCAGAAGGTCAAGCCGATCCTCGATGCGAACTGCATCATGTGCCACTCGGAGGAGAGCGGGCTGCCCATCCCCCACTTCACCAGCTATGAGAATGTGGCGGCACTGACCAAGACCGACACCGGCGCCACCATCCCCGCGCTGGTCCGGGTCTCCCACATCCACCTCTTCGGCATCGCCTTCATCCTCTTCTTCGTCGGCCGCATCTTCATCCTGTGCGAGATCCCGGTGCTGCTCAAGCGCACCGTTATGGTGGTCCCCTTCCTCTTCCTGCTGACCGACATCTCCTCCTGGTACCTGACCAAGATCATCCCCGGCTTCGCCTACGTGGTGGTGACCGCGGGCGCCCTGCTCGGCATCTCCCTCGCCTTCCAGATCCTGGTCAGCCTGTGGCAGATGTGGTTCTACAAGCCCAAAAAGGATCCGACCGGAGTGTAGCAGATTCCGGATGCGGCCGCTCCCCGCGAACGGG
Encoded here:
- a CDS encoding phosphatidylserine decarboxylase family protein, with translation MSRAHTRYGLAREGWPFIVPVALSLPAALLAGWCVASGLLLLLLLFLLNFFRDPERRTPTGEGLIVAPADGKVVRAEGDASGGRIDIFMNVFNVHVNRAPCAGRIEAMRYHPGRFINASLDKASEENERNRITLRSDDGARITVVQIAGLVARRIVSYVAVGDRVEAGQRIGMIRFGSRVDCLLPEGFQPVVAVGEKVVAGETVIARRAERS